One part of the Streptomyces ferrugineus genome encodes these proteins:
- a CDS encoding diacylglycerol kinase family protein: MAEVATFAISDQLLVVIDPIARRTDGESVRIAKDVLSAGAATKVCLPEGPDEFARALARRGARRPVVIGDDGALTRAVALLHRQRQLAECVLSVVPVGGALALAGSLGVPTGAVAAARAVLDGVERRLDLLVDDSDGVVLGALRIPPIRDPGAPAGASAVGPGAGRPWLRTCQSLVRTLVPARGTPETAAAGPSRLRVEVDGATLVDLGHPVEAVSVTPGSSGVAAVEVRPASVGAEASPLRAEGRTVTVSGAHFRYRADTAVSGPVRRRTWTVGEGALRLVLPGAG; this comes from the coding sequence ATGGCCGAGGTGGCGACTTTCGCGATATCCGATCAGCTGCTGGTGGTGATCGATCCGATCGCCCGGAGGACGGACGGAGAGTCCGTGAGGATCGCGAAAGACGTGCTCAGCGCGGGTGCGGCGACGAAGGTGTGTCTACCGGAGGGCCCGGACGAATTCGCCCGGGCGCTGGCGCGGCGCGGCGCTCGCCGGCCGGTGGTGATAGGCGACGACGGGGCGCTGACCCGTGCGGTGGCGCTGCTGCACCGGCAGCGGCAGCTGGCGGAATGCGTGCTGTCGGTGGTGCCGGTCGGGGGCGCGCTGGCGCTGGCCGGATCCCTCGGGGTGCCGACGGGCGCGGTCGCGGCGGCGCGGGCGGTGCTGGACGGGGTGGAGCGGCGGCTCGATCTGCTCGTGGACGACAGCGACGGGGTGGTGCTGGGCGCGCTGCGGATCCCGCCGATACGCGACCCCGGCGCGCCGGCCGGGGCGAGCGCGGTGGGGCCGGGTGCGGGGCGGCCTTGGCTGCGTACGTGCCAGTCACTCGTACGGACCCTGGTGCCGGCCCGGGGCACCCCCGAGACCGCTGCGGCGGGGCCGTCCCGGCTGCGGGTCGAGGTCGACGGGGCGACGCTGGTGGACCTCGGCCATCCGGTGGAGGCGGTGTCGGTGACGCCGGGGTCCTCGGGAGTGGCCGCGGTGGAGGTACGCCCGGCCTCGGTGGGCGCGGAGGCGTCGCCGCTGCGGGCCGAGGGGCGGACGGTGACCGTGTCGGGGGCGCATTTCCGGTACCGGGCGGACACGGCGGTGTCCGGGCCGGTGCGCCGGCGGACGTGGACGGTGGGGGAAGGCGCGCTGCGGTTGGTGTTGCCGGGGGCCGGGTGA
- a CDS encoding GbsR/MarR family transcriptional regulator, whose amino-acid sequence MTQPSEAGRDPEAVSKFVEAFAAQLVEAGMQRMAARVFAALLASDAGALTSAELGEQLRVSPAAISGAVRYLAQVHMVSREREPGSRRERYRVHSDQWYEAMTNRDAILRRWEATLREGVDSLGAATPGGRRIAETLAFFEFLEGEFGKLMERWREHREATFGT is encoded by the coding sequence ATGACGCAACCGAGTGAGGCGGGCCGGGATCCCGAAGCGGTGTCGAAGTTCGTGGAGGCGTTCGCGGCGCAGCTGGTCGAGGCCGGGATGCAGCGTATGGCCGCGCGCGTGTTCGCCGCGCTGCTCGCGTCCGACGCCGGCGCCCTGACCTCCGCCGAGCTCGGCGAACAGCTCCGGGTCAGCCCGGCCGCGATCTCCGGCGCGGTGCGCTATCTCGCCCAGGTCCACATGGTCTCCCGCGAACGCGAACCGGGCTCGCGGCGCGAGCGCTACCGGGTGCACAGCGACCAGTGGTACGAGGCGATGACCAACCGCGACGCCATACTCAGGCGCTGGGAGGCCACCCTGCGCGAGGGCGTCGACAGCCTGGGCGCCGCGACCCCCGGCGGCCGGCGCATCGCCGAGACGCTGGCCTTCTTCGAGTTCCTGGAGGGCGAGTTCGGCAAGCTGATGGAACGGTGGCGGGAACACCGGGAGGCGACCTTCGGCACGTGA
- a CDS encoding ABC transporter ATP-binding protein produces MTKAITVSGLHKSFGKTRALDGLDLDVETGEVHGFLGPNGAGKSTTIRVLLGLLRADSGATQVLGRDPWADAVELHRHLAYVPGDVELWPNLTGGEAIDLLARLRGGINKQRRADLIERFDLDPTKKGRAYSKGNRQKVAIVAALASDAELLLLDEPTAGLDPLMEVVFQDVIVEAKAAGKTVLLSSHILAQVEKLADRVSIIRLGRIVQSGTLTEMRHLTRTTIEAETERPATGLDALPGIHDLQTADGRVRFAVDGAQVDGAVRKLTEFGIRSLVSHPPTLEELMLRHYGDELAANGHSGNGHSNGAAK; encoded by the coding sequence ATGACGAAGGCAATCACCGTCTCCGGACTGCACAAGTCGTTCGGAAAGACGCGCGCGCTCGACGGCCTCGACCTGGACGTCGAGACCGGCGAGGTCCACGGCTTCCTCGGCCCCAACGGCGCCGGCAAGTCCACCACGATCCGGGTCCTGCTGGGCCTGCTGCGCGCCGATTCCGGTGCCACCCAGGTGCTCGGCCGGGATCCGTGGGCCGACGCGGTCGAGCTGCACCGGCATCTCGCCTACGTCCCCGGCGACGTCGAGCTGTGGCCCAATCTCACCGGCGGCGAGGCCATCGACCTGCTCGCGCGGCTGCGCGGGGGCATCAACAAGCAGCGCCGGGCCGACCTCATCGAGCGCTTCGACCTGGACCCCACCAAGAAGGGCCGCGCCTACTCCAAGGGCAACCGGCAGAAGGTCGCCATCGTCGCCGCGCTCGCCTCCGACGCCGAGCTGCTGCTGCTCGACGAGCCGACCGCGGGCCTGGACCCGCTGATGGAGGTCGTCTTCCAGGACGTCATCGTCGAGGCCAAGGCCGCCGGCAAGACCGTGCTGCTCTCCAGCCACATCCTGGCCCAGGTGGAGAAGCTCGCCGACCGGGTGAGCATCATCCGGCTCGGGCGGATCGTGCAGTCCGGCACGCTCACCGAGATGCGCCACCTGACCCGTACGACGATCGAGGCCGAGACCGAGCGCCCCGCCACCGGCCTGGACGCGCTGCCCGGCATCCACGACCTGCAGACCGCCGACGGCCGCGTCCGCTTCGCGGTCGACGGCGCCCAGGTCGACGGCGCCGTGCGCAAGCTCACCGAGTTCGGCATCCGCAGCCTGGTCAGCCACCCGCCGACGCTGGAGGAGCTCATGCTCCGCCACTACGGCGACGAGCTGGCCGCCAACGGGCACTCCGGCAACGGCCACAGCAACGGAGCGGCGAAATGA